A single window of Nomascus leucogenys isolate Asia chromosome 18, Asia_NLE_v1, whole genome shotgun sequence DNA harbors:
- the C2CD4C gene encoding C2 calcium-dependent domain-containing protein 4C — protein MRKTNMWFLERLRGSGENGAARGVGSEAGDKASKGPLYSNVLTPDKIPDFFIPPKLPSGPVEGEGQAALGPSTSEQNLAFAGPRQTPRSPRLPAKLAAEGKSLLKAATRHVIQIESAEDWPSGEAADAEPQAQGAMSLPSVPKAQTSYGFATLAESPHTRRKESLFHSEHGALAQVGSPGAGRRRAAAKADVGDGGPREAGGTLMSPGRCFSGGESDTGSSAESSPFGSPLLSRSVSLLRGFAQDSQAKVCQLRHSVGRHGSVSADDSAPDTSPGSRRRLTRRAPPEPGPESGQARGEHTVHVSPRGSVRLLAEYEAGQARLRVRLLAAEGLYDRLCDARSINCCVGLCLVPGKLQKQRSTIIKNSRHPVFNEDFFFDGLGPASVRKLALRIKVVNKGSSLKRDALLGEKELPLTSLLPFL, from the coding sequence ATGAGAAAAACCAACATGTGGTTCTTGGAGCGGCTCCGGGGGTCTGGGGAAAACGGTGCTGCCCGGGGCGTGGGGAGTGAGGCGGGGGACAAGGCCTCCAAGGGGCCCCTGTACAGCAATGTGTTGACGCCCGACAAGATCCCCGACTTTTTCATCCCCCCCAAGCTGCCCTCGGGCCCCGTGGAGGGCGAGGGACAGGCCGCGCTGGGCCCTTCCACGTCGGAACAGAACCTGGCCTTTGCGGGCCCCCGCCAGACCCCACGGAGCCCCCGGCTGCCTGCCAAGCTGGCAGCGGAGGGCAAGAGCCTGCTGAAGGCAGCCACGCGGCACGTGATCCAGATCGAGAGTGCGGAGGACTGGCCGTCGGGGGAGGCCGCTGACGCCGAGCCCCAGGCCCAGGGTGCCATGTCCCTGCCCTCGGTGCCCAAGGCCCAGACGTCCTACGGCTTCGCCACGCTGGCCGAGAGCCCCCACACGAGGCGCAAGGAGTCCCTGTTCCACAGTGAGCACGGGGCCCTGGCCCAGGTGGGCTCCCCGGGTGCCGGGCGCCGCCGGGCAGCTGCCAAGGCCGACGTGGGCGACGGGGGCCCCAGGGAGGCTGGCGGGACCCTCATGAGCCCCGGCCGCTGCTTCAGTGGCGGGGAGAGCGACACGGGGTCCTCGGCCGAGTCCTCTCCCTTCGGGTCCCCTCTGCTGTCCCGCTCCGTGTCTCTGCTCAGAGGGTTCGCCCAGGACAGCCAGGCCAAGGTGTGCCAGCTGCGACACTCGGTGGGTCGCCACGGCTCCGTGTCTGCGGACGACAGCGCTCCGGACACCAGCCCCGGGAGCCGGCGCCGCCTGACCCGCCGGGCGCCCCCGGAACCGGGCCCCGAGTCGGGCCAGGCGCGTGGGGAGCACACGGTGCACGTGAGTCCGCGGGGCAGCGTGCGGCTGCTGGCCGAGTACGAGGCAGGCCAGGCCCGCCTGCGGGTGCGTCTGTTGGCCGCCGAGGGCCTCTACGACCGCCTGTGCGACGCGCGCAGCATCAACTGCTGCGTGGGCCTGTGCCTGGTGCCGGGCAAGCTGCAGAAGCAGCGCAGCACCATCATCAAGaacagccgccaccccgtcttcAACGAGGATTTCTTCTTCGACGGCCTGGGGCCGGCCAGCGTCCGGAAGCTGGCGCTCAGGATCAAGGTGGTGAACAAGGGCAGCAGCCTCAAGCGGGACGCGCTGCTCGGGGAGAAGGAGCTGCCCCTGACCTCCCTGCTGCCCTTCCTGTAG